The Capra hircus breed San Clemente chromosome 25, ASM170441v1, whole genome shotgun sequence genome has a window encoding:
- the METRN gene encoding meteorin produces MPTPALLCALCFCLLAAAARAGYSEDRCSWRGSLCTPGLSFVLRQWTRLLVLPGTECKGNGLAGGLTQEPGSVGQLSLACAEGEIEWLYPAGALRLTLGGSEPGAQPGIVCLRPTRPFAGAQVFAERATPHPDLSRRVASFRFELREDGRQELPPQARSLGADGVSSQGRAQGSTPDLPYMSATCRPCSHAELLLAVCTSDFVIYGSILGVAHDAELQESVITVAAARVLRQTLPVFRVGGSGGQGQASIRTPLHCGVHPGPGTFLFMGWSRFGEAWLGCAPRLQEFSSAYAAAHADHLHPCEVVLD; encoded by the exons ATGCCGACCCCTGCGCTGCTCTGCGCGCTTTGCTTCTGCCTCTTGGCCGCGGCCGCTCGCGCCGGCTACTCGGAGGACCGCTGCAGCTGGAGGGGCAG TCTCTGCACCCCGGGCCTCAGTTTCGTTCTCCGCCAGTGGACGCGGCTCTTGGTGCTTCCGGGGACGGAGTGCAAGGGGAACGGGCTGGCCGG CGGCCTGACCCAGGAGCCCGGCAGCGTGGGACAGCTCTCCCTGGCCTGTGCGGAGGGCGAGATCGAGTGGCTGTACCCGGCCGGGGCGCTGCGCCTCACCCTGGGCGGCTCCGAGCCTGGCGCGCAGCCGGGCATCGTCTGTTTGCGGCCGACGCGGCCCTTCGCAGGCGCCCAAGTCTTCGCGGAGCGG GCCACCCCGCATCCCGACCTCAGCCGCCGCGTGGCCTCCTTCCGCTTCGAGCTGCGGGAGGACGGGCGTCAGGAGCTGCCCCCGCAGGCCCGCAGCCTTGGAGCGGATG GAGTGTCCAGCCAGGGGAGGGCTCAGGGCTCCACTCCTGACCTGCCCTACATGTCAGCTACCTGTAGACCCTGCAGTCATGCCGAGCTCCTCCTGGCCGTGTGCACCAGTGACTTTG TGATCTACGGAAGCATCCTTGGAGTCGCCCACGATGCAGAGCTACAGGAATCTGTCATCACCGTGGCAGCTGCCCGCGTCCTCCGCCAGACACTGCCGGTTTTCCGGGTGGGGGGCTCCGGGGGCCAGGGGCAGGCCTCCATTCGCACCCCACTGCACTGCGGTGTGCACCCCGGCCCTGGCACCTTCCTCTTCATGGGCTGGAGCCGCTTTGGTGAGGCCTGGCTGGGCTGCGCTCCCCGCCTCCAGGAATTCAGCAGTGCCTACGCAGCTGCCCACGCTGACCACCTGCACCCCTGCGAGGTGGTGCTGGACTGA
- the FAM173A gene encoding protein FAM173A — protein sequence MEQDDPAEALTELRERRPGPLELLQVAAGSGLAVYAVWALLLQPGFRRVPLRLQVPYVGASARQVEHVLSLLRGRPGKTVDLGSGDGRIVLAAHRCGLCPAVGYELNPWLVGLARLRAWRAGCAGSVRYHREDLWKVSLRDCYNVSVFLAPSVLPLLEDKLQAELPAGARVVSGRFPLPTWQPVAVVGEGLDRVWAYDIHRGGPAGQAVPGPGSASVLGTPGSQTG from the exons ATGGAGCAGGACGACCCGGCCGAGGCGCTGACGGAGCTGCGCGAGCGGCGGCCGGGCCCATTGGAGCTGCTGCAGGTGGCGGCGGGCTCGGGCCTGGCAGTCTACGCCGTGTGGGCGCTGCTGCTGCAGCCAGGCTTCCGCCGCGTGCCGCTGCGCCTGCAG GTGCCCTATGTCGGCGCGAGTGCCAGGCAGGTGGAGCACGTATTGTCGTTGCTGCGAGGTCGTCCTGGGAAGACAGTGGACCTGGGCTCTGGGGACGGTAGGATT GTGCTGGCTGCCCACAGGTGCGGCCTCTGCCCCGCTGTGGGCTACGAGCTGAACCCCTGGCTGGTGGGACTGGCGCGGCTGCGTGCCTGGAGGGCAGGCTGTGCTGGCAGTGTCCGCTACCACCGTGAGGACCTCTGGAAG GTGAGCCTGAGGGACTGCTAcaatgtgtctgtgttcctggcTCCTAGTGTG CTCCCATTGCTGGAGGACAAGCTGCAGGCAGAGTTGCCTGCAGGAGCCCGCGTGGTGTCTGGGcgcttccccctccccacctggcAGCCTGTGGCTGTGGTAGGTGAGGGCCTGGACCGAGTCTGGGCCTATGACATTCACAGAGGTGGGCCCGCTGGGCAGGCTGTGCCAGGGCCCGGTTCTGCCTCCGTACTTGGAACCCCCGGTTCTCAGACTGGCTGA